ATTGTAGCAACTCAGGAAGTGGAGATGTGACTAATTGTGGGTATAATGATATAATTATTCTCTCATATAgctcacacacacaatacattaTATGCACCATTTAACTAATCAACTCATCCTCCTTACCATCGTTATCACATTATCACACACGATATGATGGTAGTTGCCTTCTTTCAGTGTATACTACAAATTTCTGATTAACAATTATAAACCAATTATCTACTTATTACTGAAGAATAAAAATTTTACATACAGCTAGCCCCTTGTATTATAATATATTCTAGCTATATGTTGGATTACAGGGTGTTTTTATTTATAGCCAAGAGGTTACAAGGACTTCATAAACACATTGGTATCAATCAGTCAGACATGTCTGAAGAAGCAAGGAAGGCAATTGAAGACACTGTCACTATGGCTGTCAACCTGGATCTGAAAGACTGCTCCTATACTAGGTATTATTCTTTAACACTTCACGTATGTAATATTGTCTTGTTGCAGCTTTTTGTTAGCGGTTAGTGACCGTAAGAGGAAGCAAGCACAACAAGCAGAGAGAGAATTGAAGGACAAACGGAAGACGGAAAGACAATTAGAGCGTTCAGAAAAAGCTGGAACAACTGCTAATCATTACCACCAGTAAGATAAACATTATACACACATCATTGCTACATTATCCACAGAATGTTGGAGACATTCCAACAGCAGAAACAACAACAAGAACAGGTGAAAGAGGAAAAGCTACAATATGTGGAATTCTTAAAACAAAAGTCAGAACAATATCAATCCCAAATTAACAAAATGAAGGTAGATAGTTATTTAAGCTAGCTAACTGTTGTTATGCTTCTAATAGGAAGAGCTATCCAGAAATGGTTATCAATCTTCACTTAGTCATTCGTCACTTCTGAGTGTATCACAGGTCAGCTATTGTGTGTTGTTAAAATTTAtctttgtgtgtacatgtaggaAATATCAGAGCTGAGAAAACAGCTCAACCCATTGAAAGAGAAGATATCCAGCTTTCAAAACCTACCACCAGTAAGATAGCTAGGTGTTATCACCCCACAATTTGTTTATTGCTAAGTAGGGCTATTAATTAGTGTAGATATGTAAAACTGCTCTGTAACGCCATTAACACTTCATTCTGGTATTCAATAGGACATGAGTTTAGCCAGAGTGAAGCTTGAAGAAGCCAGAAGAGAATTGGTAGGACAACAGGTGTATGCTGTGTATCACATACCACCTATCTATATTAGGCACTACTTGAAGATAAACTGACTAACAATGTTGATTTGACTGAGGCAGAAAAATAATCTATAATACTTGTGATATTGAGAGCGGGGGAAGACTGATGTTTAGAGTTTGTACAGTTGGCATGAGTGACACCTGTCTTCTCTCTTGCTGTAGCCAGTATAACATTTCAGTTCGATCAGACTGCATTTTATCCTGATAAGATCTTCCCTGTATGCATATAATGTATCccataatcattatgtaatgtTTGATATACTAACCTGGTATGTTATTATGTCATTGAACTCAACCTGGGCTAGTCTTACCAGCTTGGAGGTTTTTTTGTCTGCTTCATCAACTAGCTGTATACAATTTGTTTAATACGTTCACTAACAGTAGCATATATGTATGGCTAACCTTGTGCAGATGTGACCTTTGCTTGCATTCAGATAGTCTGCTGGCTGTATCTGTATTACTGAAGTATCTTGCAGGGTCTGATGCGTTTCTTTCAAACTGTTCAAGCCTCTTCAGTAGCTTTTCCCGGTGTTCGATCAGCTCACTCGCTTCCTCCCAGATTTGCAGCGCCTACAAAGCGGGAACATCACAGTTTTGTAAATTAATTTGCGCGCGGCGCCGACAAAATTTAGCTATTTATGCTGAGTTCAAGCGATGCCCCAGCTTAATAAGCCGTGTGAAATGTGTGCATCGGTGCTACTTGCTCTCTTTCTGACAGCTGCTATTAGCCTTCAACGTGGCTACTCGTTGTCTGCAGCGCTTTACTacgatgaggacgaagaaagcaCGCCGATAACTCCCAAGAATTTGACTTGTCAAGCTGATTTTGGCGCACTGCTGGAGAAAATAGAGACATTATCACAGGGTTGCAGCAAGCAGATCAATTTTTCCAACTGCTGCCAGCTAAGATTCTTAGGAATTCAAAAATCTGGAGTGTACCTAGTACGAGGAAAGCCAACATATTGCGACCTGGATACGGGTAGCGGTGGATGGCTGGTGATTCAGAGAAGACACAGTGCAGGAAGAAATTTTTACAGAAAATGGAATGCCTACACTACCGGATTTGGTAATGTAGAGGGGGACTTCTGGTACGGCCTGGAAAACATCCACCAACTTACCGCCACGTCTAATGACACACAGCTACGCGTGGACTTGCAGTACCGGAACGGTACGTGGATATACGCAAAGTACAAGTCATTCAGAGTTGGCAGCGTTGAAGATAAGTATCCTCTTTGGGTCCGTGGCCATTCTGGGAGTGCTAGTGACTCACTGCAGTATCACAACCAGATGAAATTTAGCACCTATGATAGTGACAATGATAAATTTGTAGGTAACTGTGCAAAGGCTGATCGTGGGGCATGGTGGTATAACAACTGCTATGATTCCAACTTGAATGGCTACTACAGTCCAGATCCACCAAGAGGAGTCTTATGGAGACAGAACGACATCTTAACAGAATTTGTCAAAGTGGAAATAAAGTTGCGACCAAGAACTTGGTATTGTAACATATAGCAGACCACTGAACTAACTAATCATCTTTTTAAAGAACTTGTGTAACTTTGTATGCTATTTGTACATAGCTAAGTCTTACGTGCAACTTCGTTTTTATAAATATGCTGCACGCATGTTAAATGGATTGTATGAGTGATTGTTTAAAGTAACGGTAAAACATTTAGGTTAATAGTTAACAATACAAGCAATTAATTAATTACCTTTGATAATCTCTTGACATTATGGGCTGAACTACAGTACTTAATGGCCATATCAATCTTAAGGTGTTCGGGAAAGGCAAGCTTTTTCCATATCACCTCCAGTCTTGCCTGATAAGATGAGCTATCTAGGTCCTAAAGATGTAAGGATGCATGGCAGTACAGCATTAAGGATGGAAGTACCTCTTTGGTTAGAATGTCAGTAGCTGGTGGTTCTACTACAAGAGGCAGCCAATAATAGGTCATACAACTTGCAAGTGGTGAAAACACAATATGTACAATAAACACTTGTTTCTattacacaacactacacatacactacacacagaccaCCTTGTTCTAGCTCAGATGAAAGGTCAGGATCCTTGCCAAGACCACCCATTGACACTGTGTTAACATTCCATTGACCAGCAGTGTAGCTGTACTTCTTCTTGGTCAACTTAGCAAGATGTTTTTCCCTCTCCCTGCAACATCACCATAACCTGTAGCTACAATGTTTACAAGTTTACACTTACATAAATTTTTTTCGCTTTGTTTCTTGTAACTTCTTCTCTTCcctttttctttcttcctctTCAGAATTACCATCATCAGAGTGATACAGATGGTATACGACACCCAGGTAGTCATTCTCCTGTATTACAGGCAATACCACATATATATGCAGAGAGGAAGTGTACCTGTTTGATGACATATTTCATGTAGTCATCAGCATTAACAGTAGACTTCCACCAAGTCACCCATGTGTTGTAGGCCCGTAACATTGGGGCCAGTTCAGGAGGCACAGGACCAGTGAATCCTTTCCCCTAAAAAACAAAAGCTATTGAAAATATTGGGTAGCATTAAGTGTTTCCTAACCAGTATGTCTTCTGGAGTTGGTCCTGAATAACTTTGGCTAGTAGGTTAGATGTATAAATTAACACTACTCAATAATACAGCATACACTGTGTTACTTTTCTTCCCATTCTTTTCTGCCTTCAGATCCCCAGGGTGGTGGTATGTTGCGATGGAGTTTTCCATTAACAATGCGTTTGTTTTTCCTGTGCTTCAGTGTGCTAGATGCTAATACTTTGGACAATTCAGTGTATTCCCCAATACTTGGCTCAACTAGTCTATCCTATTAAAACAACAAGAATCACCACACATGGAAAAGGTTAGTGTAAAGCATACCTTGTGAAACACTAAATGATCTTTTGGAGtgctttttaaaatttcctCATAAACTTCCTGAATTTCCACACTCTGCCTGAGGTTTTTGTCGATTTCTTTTACCATTTTTGAAGTCACCTGATAATTTTTAAAGCAACATGAGGTATACgaattgtatataatattacCTCCCCACTAATTTCATTATAAAGTGGCTTAAAAGACtgtaatctgagtgattgctGTGGAACACGATCTGAGACCCTCACATCTGATGTTTGAACTATCTCCTGAAATATAATGACAATCAGTTAACAAACATGTAAACGGCCACACACAAAACGGCGGCTCTACAAAGAGGCCGCAATCCCTCCCATAGGTGTACAAGTGAAGGTTCAAGAGAGATCAAATGAAACCATTTTGGTCCCACATAAACAACACAGTAACGCAAGGACAACAATTTGGTGTGAATTATGATCAACAGCTATACAACAACAAAGATAGCTGTCTAGATAAGTACTTAAGTGAACTGAAAACTGACACAATGACTCACTTTATTAGGCAAATGAGAAGTCACCACAGCCGGTTGAACATGCTTTGAATTTATAATTAGAAAGAAACAATGTTGACCGCAAGTTAATAATGAATTAGTGCTTTACCTTAGGATGATGAGTATGGTCCACTTCAATCACATCACAACTAAACAACAATATAGTGACCAACCATAAAGTACTTATGTTAAAATGAATTGACCATGAAGATGACTGTACCTAGTTGCAGTAGGAGTTTGTGGTTCAGAGAAACAGGGAGGCACATCGTCTCGGCTATAGCCCATCTCATCCACTTGTTGCTCAAGGAATGAAACCATATGAATCATCGAATTGTAGTCCAACTGTTTGTCATGTACACCTGTTGGTGCTGCCATTACTGCAGCTGGTTCCGGTTCAACAGCTGAGAGTTGGCTACTGGACAAGAATTCAGAGTATTCCTCTGTGGTGGCAGTTGGTGATGGACTGTAATTCAGAAACATTGATAGGATTGATAAACATCACTAATAtttctgtaccaaatttgagtaAACAATGTTGGCAGTGGTTGTGCAACTGGCAGTGAAGTGATTTCCTTTTTCGCCGTACTCTTGTCAGTCACTTCCTTGCTTTTATCTGTGGCTTTCACTTTTAGCATATTTTCTTTATGTTCTGTTAGCTTTTTGGACTTTTTAGCATTTATGCCATGTACATGTGCCTATCAACAAGTAATACTTCAAACAGAACATAAATAACACCACTACACACATCGTTAACTTTATCATACACAAATTCAGAGATAAGAAATTCATAATTAATAGCTAATTGTCAACACCTCCAGCCACAAATATACGCACACACATTCCTCTCACTTGCAGCAATGGAGAGAGTAACTCGGTGCCCTGATCCTCCTACAACATTTTGTTGGCACACAACGTTAATCAAGAATGCAAGCTCACAGTATTTCTTTTATGGATATCTTGATGGCGAGCAAGTAACTGGCGTAAATCTTGTTCAAACTGTTCTTCGGTAAACTCTCCTAACCTAGTGTGATAATGTGGTAATAATAACAAGTTAAGAGTCTCATGTGTCTACATACAATGTAGTTTTGCCCTCTTCCCTGGAGCTATCAAAAGGAATTAAGCAGACATCCTATCAAAACATGTTACATTTAAAGTTGTGCTGCatattactgtatgtactttcaGAGACTCAACACTGCTGGCCTTGACAATCTTCCACAGTTTAACAACAGGTTCCTTTTCTGTTGATAATCAATGGAATTCACATTGAATTTATTAAATACCTCCACACCTGTAATATGTTGAGGGCCTCTTTTCTGGCCAACGTCATCAAGAATGTAATTTTGCCACAGTTCAGGCAGGGAAAATGATCGAGAAATCTGTAAACCTCTTTAATGAAGAATGTGATAAAATATAGTTAAAATCAAATTACATGAGGTGTCCAATTATCCACAACTTCTTCCACTTCGCAGCCACTACCTCTTAACACGATAATAGTACAAAACATGTCATGACCACCAAAGACATTACTCACACTGACGATTGGTCACTGATATTCTCATCATTCATTTTAAGTGATTGTGCAGCAAGACTTTCACGTCTACTCTCGCTGAATGCCATTGCTTCATTGAGGCTCTTCCTAGCCTAAACTTAAGTCATCCTTAAGAAGGAACTATCATTTGTAGTCTACCTTGCTAAGGATGTTCTTTGAGATGACACCTGCTCTGTTACCTAATTCCAATGCATTGAATGCATCCAGGTTTTCATCCTGTAGGTCAAGCTAAAACCATTCAGTAGGTACTAAGAACCTACCACAATTTCTGTCTCCTTCAGTTTTCCCTCAAGCTGGTAATGTGGAACTGGTGGAGTCTTTAAGTGTCGTCGGATCCTGAGTGAACCTCGCAGATCATCCAGAATCTTTCGACGTATCAGTGGAATATTTATGCTACACAACAACTTGATACAATTCtgaacacatacacacacatacacagtcATGCCTACCCGCAGCTGGCTGTGCACCCACAGGAGGTTGTACcttgtctcacaggtgaaggtgtgggtatCCAAACCAGTTACATgatacatggacagttggcatttgcgtcaccagttaataccaggtactcACTAATGTTACAGCTGgtgtgggctgcttccccagttgacatcaGGCCAACTGGGTAGACTGAAGCAATGTAAGTAAAGTAAGGAAAGAACAAGCAGCAGCTGGCAGGCAATGAATCTGGAACCTCCCACATGCACATAAATATACATCACCCCTCCAACACCCCATGGAGGTAGTAAGAGTGACCCATTTTACAAGACTGTTTATTTGGGCCAGGTGAGCAACCTCCAGAAGTGCAGACAAACTTCTGGGACATTAGGCATAGTCCATTTCTCCTAAAAATGTAGTAGTGCATGCAGCCAAAGGCCAACACATGGGATTCCACACAGTCAGGGACTGAGATGCTGCAATTAGCCATGTAGTGTGTTAGGAGGCCCACCATGGGGGGTTggtagcacacacatgcacacacaccgaGTGTTTGTCTCCACCGCTAACTGTGCTCTAAGACGACTCATGTTAGCAGCAAAACTGAACAAACTCTTTCGCTGTGTCAGTCCTAGCATAACCACCAAATAAGTTAGGTACAACAACTTTATTATATACTTGCTGCTCTCGATAAATATTGAGAAAATAAGTTATCCAATATTGATACAATTTCTACAACAATCCTTCGATGCAGTTCCTTATTGTGAATAGAGTCCTACACAGTGTTTCACAATTTGAAATATGTACATAATGCAGACCCAATCATACCAAGAAAGGATCATCAATCTGATGATGGATCACTCTGAATTGACTGGTCAGTTCACCAGTTAAAATTGATATAAACTTTTGCTGCTCTTCATTAGGGACAGTTTTTAATTCTGAATTGCATTGTATTCGCGAGTGTACAATGTCTAGCAGTTCTGATAAAGACTTTGGAGTCTCCTTGATAAACTCCTAAGGGAGTGAATTTGAATTATAACACACTAAAAATTCAATTATGCTAACATCTGCAGATAGAGGTGCAGTGATAGTTCCAAGTGCATCTTCTTGTATCGACTCATCTGACGACTCGTCTTCTGAGTCTGGCCCGAATAAGCTAAGGTGTGGGGTAGGCGGATTGGCGGATAGCACAGGATTGGCATTTATTAGAAACTGCGAGCTTGGGTGGTCCATAAGGTGTAATCTACGTGGATAAGGTGATGCAAAAACACAACGTACAGTACGTAGGATGATAATACTGACTTACCTTGAAGCACCCAGTGTCGCTACGCAACAAACAGTCTTTAGTAAACACTATCACGTGATCTACAAATTTCCCTGAGTGCACGTGGCAACGTTAGTTGGCTAATGGAATTTCAAGATGAACAGAACCAGCGAAATGGCCGTGTTTAAGTTAAATAAGATTATTCCTTTTTGTTTAGGAGCTTTTACAGGGACACTACTGGCAACTATATTCTGTATCGGATTTTGGTCGTTTGATGAGCTGATAATTGTCAACAAACCTGAAATTGTTATCCCGCATTTGTCGGACACTTCCTCGCAATCTAAGTACGCAGCGGGACTGGATTTGTATGATACTAGAGAACtggtactgtataatattgtaGTAACCGACCGTACCTCTATGATCAACCAAGTGGCGGCTTCCTGTAATTCTTGGGGGCATGGGATGAGCAACCTCAAAGTCCATGCATTTTATTCAATGAAGAATGAAGACGTGAGGCTAATAAAGAGAAATAATATACCCTTAGTGATCCCTTCTAAGAAGGTACAGATTGCAAGGAAAAGGAATAGTCAACATGGCATGGATGAAATGGCTGCCACAATGGCAATTGAACAAATCTGTGATGGCCACCGAGACCAGTACCACTGGTATGTGAAGCTTCGTGGTGACACGTATGTGAGAACAGCTTTGCTTGAAGAACTGCTAGTACGGATGGACAGTTCAGAACATGTTTATATGGGCCTACCAATTGTCCCTACTGAATATGAAAGAGATGATTTGGGTATGAGACCTGGTGAGAACTACTGTGATGCATTTGCCTATGTACTGAGCAGAGCAACATTGAATCTTCTATGTGACCACTTGTATCAGTGTCACAGGGAGGCCAGGAGTATCCACGAGGAAGTAGAGATATCACGTTGCATTCGCAAGTTTGGAAAAGTCAATTGTACCAATGCAGGAGAGATGAAGGACTTATTTTACAAAGCTTCCACTGCTTTTACTGTTGATGAACTACAGGTTGGGAACCATGAGCTAAATCCTGCTCTTAGCAAGGCTATATTTCTTTCTCCTTTAGATAAACCTGATCAGGTATACCATCTACATCACCATTTCCTTTCAATTGCATTGAACAATACTAAGCATAATGTGGACAGTTTGAGAGACATGCTGATGAAAGCCACATTCAGAGCATCACCATTAAACATGACCCTTGCTGGCTCTCACTCTCGTACTCCAACATGGGCACGATCTGGACTAAGGCCACCATATCAAGAGACAACTTTACCCAGTGTTATACACTGGCAGGTGTCCGATAGTACACATTTATACACTGAATCTCATTACCGTCCTAGTCTTCCTCTAAATAGAGTCCATCATAAAGATCAGCAAGCTATACTAAATGTGTCCAAACAGTTAGTTCACCAATCAGCCAAAGATGTGAAGAGCATTAAACTTGAAAACATGCTTTATCGTGTTGATCCTGGTAGAGGAATCGATTACCTTGTGCAAGTTGCTTTTAAACAAGGAGACAACATTGATAGAAAAATTGTTCATGTAATAAGACAGATGGAACCAGCTAGAATAACCTCAGTCAGTGAGGCATTATACAGAAACACTAAAATAGTGTTTATTGTGCCAGCACCACCGATTTCTAAAGCCTTTCAAAGATTTATGATGTCATTTGAAAATAGTCTGTTAGCTCATAATCCTCCTGAATATGTCTCCTTACTGGTGATTTTGTATCCAAACACGGCCACAGGTCCTATCAGTAAGAATGTCTATACAACAGTGCAACTGGTAGAATTATATAAGAAGAAATATCCTCATGCAGACTTGCAGATTctcatcactcaaaaaccattTTCCAGACTACAAGCCTTTAAACTTGCTTCAGAAGAGTTCCCTACATATGAGCTACTGTTTCTGGCAGATATACACATCGATTTCTCCAACCAGTTTCTTCAAAGGTGTAGAATGAACACAGTTATAAATCAGCAGGCTTACTTCCCAGCTGTTTACAACCCTCACGATCCATCCAGTTTCTATAAATCACGAATGCTCCATCCCTATGCAACAAGATTCCAGATCACTGCTAAACT
The Dysidea avara chromosome 7, odDysAvar1.4, whole genome shotgun sequence genome window above contains:
- the LOC136261642 gene encoding HAUS augmin-like complex subunit 1, encoding MAELTPSLEEKYAFVQQWLSSVFDGEQKISDYTINSQTIDLLYEAAVEAEEDRRRVQLVAEGYRQRAEEYKAETKRLQGLHKHIGINQSDMSEEARKAIEDTVTMAVNLDLKDCSYTSFLLAVSDRKRKQAQQAERELKDKRKTERQLERSEKAGTTANHYHQMLETFQQQKQQQEQVKEEKLQYVEFLKQKSEQYQSQINKMKEELSRNGYQSSLSHSSLLSVSQEISELRKQLNPLKEKISSFQNLPPDMSLARVKLEEARRELALLEDKLTNNVDLTEAEK
- the LOC136261632 gene encoding uncharacterized protein isoform X2 → MDHPSSQFLINANPVLSANPPTPHLSLFGPDSEDESSDESIQEDALGTITAPLSADEFIKETPKSLSELLDIVHSRIQCNSELKTVPNEEQQKFISILTGELTSQFRVIHHQIDDPFLDSIHNKELHRRIVVEIVSILDNLFSQYLSRAARLTQRKSLFSFAANMSRLRAQLAVETNTRINIPLIRRKILDDLRGSLRIRRHLKTPPVPHYQLEGKLKETEIVDENLDAFNALELGNRAGVISKNILSKARKSLNEAMAFSESRRESLAAQSLKMNDENISDQSSVGSGCEVEEVVDNWTPHISRSFSLPELWQNYILDDVGQKRGPQHITEKEPVVKLWKIVKASSVESLKDVCLIPFDSSREEGKTTLLGEFTEEQFEQDLRQLLARHQDIHKRNTEDQGTELLSPLLQAHVHGINAKKSKKLTEHKENMLKVKATDKSKEVTDKSTAKKEITSLPVAQPLPTLFTQICPSPTATTEEYSEFLSSSQLSAVEPEPAAVMAAPTGVHDKQLDYNSMIHMVSFLEQQVDEMGYSRDDVPPCFSEPQTPTATSCDVIEVDHTHHPKHVQPAVVTSHLPNKEIVQTSDVRVSDRVPQQSLRLQSFKPLYNEISGEVTSKMVKEIDKNLRQSVEIQEVYEEILKSTPKDHLVFHKDRLVEPSIGEYTELSKVLASSTLKHRKNKRIVNGKLHRNIPPPWGSEGRKEWEENQSYSGPTPEDILGKGFTGPVPPELAPMLRAYNTWVTWWKSTVNADDYMKYVIKQENDYLGVVYHLYHSDDGNSEEEERKREEKKLQETKRKKFMEREKHLAKLTKKKYSYTAGQWNVNTVSMGGLGKDPDLSSELEQEPPATDILTKEDLDSSSYQARLEVIWKKLAFPEHLKIDMAIKYCSSAHNVKRLSKALQIWEEASELIEHREKLLKRLEQFERNASDPARYFSNTDTASRLSECKQRSHLHKLVDEADKKTSKLVRLAQVEFNDIITYQGRSYQDKMQSDRTEMLYWLQQERRQVSLMPTVQTLNISLPPLSISQVL
- the LOC136261632 gene encoding uncharacterized protein isoform X1, with the protein product MDHPSSQFLINANPVLSANPPTPHLSLFGPDSEDESSDESIQEDALGTITAPLSADEFIKETPKSLSELLDIVHSRIQCNSELKTVPNEEQQKFISILTGELTSQFRVIHHQIDDPFLDSIHNKELHRRIVVEIVSILDNLFSQYLSRAARLTQRKSLFSFAANMSRLRAQLAVETNTRINIPLIRRKILDDLRGSLRIRRHLKTPPVPHYQLEGKLKETEIVDENLDAFNALELGNRAGVISKNILSKARKSLNEAMAFSESRRESLAAQSLKMNDENISDQSSVGSGCEVEEVVDNWTPHISRSFSLPELWQNYILDDVGQKRGPQHITEKEPVVKLWKIVKASSVESLKDVCLIPFDSSREEGKTTLLGEFTEEQFEQDLRQLLARHQDIHKRNTEDQGTELLSPLLQAHVHGINAKKSKKLTEHKENMLKVKATDKSKEVTDKSTAKKEITSLPVAQPLPTLFTQICPSPTATTEEYSEFLSSSQLSAVEPEPAAVMAAPTGVHDKQLDYNSMIHMVSFLEQQVDEMGYSRDDVPPCFSEPQTPTATSCDVIEVDHTHHPKHVQPAVVTSHLPNKEIVQTSDVRVSDRVPQQSLRLQSFKPLYNEISGEVTSKMVKEIDKNLRQSVEIQEVYEEILKSTPKDHLVFHKDRLVEPSIGEYTELSKVLASSTLKHRKNKRIVNGKLHRNIPPPWGSEGRKEWEENQSYSGPTPEDILGKGFTGPVPPELAPMLRAYNTWVTWWKSTVNADDYMKYVIKQENDYLGVVYHLYHSDDGNSEEEERKREEKKLQETKRKKFMEREKHLAKLTKKKYSYTAGQWNVNTVSMGGLGKDPDLSSELEQVEPPATDILTKEDLDSSSYQARLEVIWKKLAFPEHLKIDMAIKYCSSAHNVKRLSKALQIWEEASELIEHREKLLKRLEQFERNASDPARYFSNTDTASRLSECKQRSHLHKLVDEADKKTSKLVRLAQVEFNDIITYQGRSYQDKMQSDRTEMLYWLQQERRQVSLMPTVQTLNISLPPLSISQVL
- the LOC136261632 gene encoding uncharacterized protein isoform X3; amino-acid sequence: MDHPSSQFLINANPVLSANPPTPHLSLFGPDSEDESSDESIQEDALGTITAPLSADEFIKETPKSLSELLDIVHSRIQCNSELKTVPNEEQQKFISILTGELTSQFRVIHHQIDDPFLDSIHNKELHRRIVVEIVSILDNLFSQYLSRAARLTQRKSLFSFAANMSRLRAQLAVETNTRINIPLIRRKILDDLRGSLRIRRHLKTPPVPHYQLEGKLKETEIVDENLDAFNALELGNRAGVISKNILSKARKSLNEAMAFSESRRESLAAQSLKMNDENISDQSSVGCEVEEVVDNWTPHISRSFSLPELWQNYILDDVGQKRGPQHITEKEPVVKLWKIVKASSVESLKDVCLIPFDSSREEGKTTLLGEFTEEQFEQDLRQLLARHQDIHKRNTEDQGTELLSPLLQAHVHGINAKKSKKLTEHKENMLKVKATDKSKEVTDKSTAKKEITSLPVAQPLPTLFTQICPSPTATTEEYSEFLSSSQLSAVEPEPAAVMAAPTGVHDKQLDYNSMIHMVSFLEQQVDEMGYSRDDVPPCFSEPQTPTATSCDVIEVDHTHHPKHVQPAVVTSHLPNKEIVQTSDVRVSDRVPQQSLRLQSFKPLYNEISGEVTSKMVKEIDKNLRQSVEIQEVYEEILKSTPKDHLVFHKDRLVEPSIGEYTELSKVLASSTLKHRKNKRIVNGKLHRNIPPPWGSEGRKEWEENQSYSGPTPEDILGKGFTGPVPPELAPMLRAYNTWVTWWKSTVNADDYMKYVIKQENDYLGVVYHLYHSDDGNSEEEERKREEKKLQETKRKKFMEREKHLAKLTKKKYSYTAGQWNVNTVSMGGLGKDPDLSSELEQVEPPATDILTKEDLDSSSYQARLEVIWKKLAFPEHLKIDMAIKYCSSAHNVKRLSKALQIWEEASELIEHREKLLKRLEQFERNASDPARYFSNTDTASRLSECKQRSHLHKLVDEADKKTSKLVRLAQVEFNDIITYQGRSYQDKMQSDRTEMLYWLQQERRQVSLMPTVQTLNISLPPLSISQVL
- the LOC136261634 gene encoding chondroitin sulfate synthase 1-like, translating into MNRTSEMAVFKLNKIIPFCLGAFTGTLLATIFCIGFWSFDELIIVNKPEIVIPHLSDTSSQSKYAAGLDLYDTRELVLYNIVVTDRTSMINQVAASCNSWGHGMSNLKVHAFYSMKNEDVRLIKRNNIPLVIPSKKVQIARKRNSQHGMDEMAATMAIEQICDGHRDQYHWYVKLRGDTYVRTALLEELLVRMDSSEHVYMGLPIVPTEYERDDLGMRPGENYCDAFAYVLSRATLNLLCDHLYQCHREARSIHEEVEISRCIRKFGKVNCTNAGEMKDLFYKASTAFTVDELQVGNHELNPALSKAIFLSPLDKPDQVYHLHHHFLSIALNNTKHNVDSLRDMLMKATFRASPLNMTLAGSHSRTPTWARSGLRPPYQETTLPSVIHWQVSDSTHLYTESHYRPSLPLNRVHHKDQQAILNVSKQLVHQSAKDVKSIKLENMLYRVDPGRGIDYLVQVAFKQGDNIDRKIVHVIRQMEPARITSVSEALYRNTKIVFIVPAPPISKAFQRFMMSFENSLLAHNPPEYVSLLVILYPNTATGPISKNVYTTVQLVELYKKKYPHADLQILITQKPFSRLQAFKLASEEFPTYELLFLADIHIDFSNQFLQRCRMNTVINQQAYFPAVYNPHDPSSFYKSRMLHPYATRFQITAKLGYWMQGSYHLGCICNEDLSKVLQLSPDHPDLDLVELIIMSGHLSIFRAVDPGLVHLWQDGCKEEAFEHREKNLCLSIEKMENI